A genome region from Bacillaceae bacterium IKA-2 includes the following:
- a CDS encoding OsmC family protein, with amino-acid sequence MKTTIDWTGKMAFTGTTPSGHQIMMDAPPEVGGENKAPRPTELLLNAVAGCTGIDIISILTKMRAIPTSFTMEVEAERAEDHPKKVTKLHIHYVFEGDLPEDKVVRAIKLSKDTYCSVSHSLSAEITVSYSINGNRGEEII; translated from the coding sequence ATGAAAACAACAATAGACTGGACTGGGAAAATGGCTTTTACGGGAACGACTCCATCAGGACATCAAATTATGATGGATGCGCCACCTGAAGTAGGCGGTGAAAATAAAGCTCCAAGACCAACAGAGTTACTACTTAATGCTGTTGCAGGTTGTACGGGAATTGACATCATTTCAATTTTAACAAAAATGCGGGCAATCCCAACATCATTTACAATGGAAGTGGAAGCTGAACGTGCAGAAGATCATCCGAAGAAAGTAACAAAGCTTCACATTCATTATGTTTTTGAAGGGGATCTTCCAGAAGATAAAGTTGTCCGTGCAATTAAATTATCCAAAGATACTTATTGTTCAGTGTCACACTCATTAAGTGCTGAAATTACAGTCAGTTACTCTATTAATGGTAATCGTGGTGAAGAAATTATTTAA